Proteins co-encoded in one Erinaceus europaeus chromosome 2, mEriEur2.1, whole genome shotgun sequence genomic window:
- the LOC103108714 gene encoding probable E3 ubiquitin-protein ligase TRIML1, with protein sequence MSFFEKMSTIDLIENLREELTCFICMDYFTSPVTTECGHSFCLVCLLRSWEEHNAPLSCPECWRTLDSPNFQPNERLGRLAAIGKQLRFQMLQSEGEHRRMLAAAKEYTDHEQGANAFSAQCHGANRAHLSSEAEEHHKEKLQEILNRLRKRKKEAQIILTHEKERVILCKVSIYLSLHLVHDSVEWYKAYPVEYQEKKTNISSPSPRTCRKDSTSNSFEKVKVL encoded by the exons ATGTCCTTCTTTGAGAAAATGTCTACAATAGATTTGATAGAGAATCTCAGGGAAGAATTGACCTGTTTCATCTGCATGGACTATTTCACCAGTCCAGTGACCACTGAGTGTGGGCACAGCTTCTGTCTGGTGTGTCTCCTGAGGAGCTGGGAGGAACACAATGCTCCTTTGTCTTGCCCTGAGTGCTGGAGAACCTTGGATTCCCCGAATTTCCAGCCCAATGAGCGTTTGGGAAGGCTGGCTGCCATCGGCAAACAactcagattccagatgctacagaGTGAGGGTGAACACAGGAGAATGCTGGCAGCTGCTAAGGAGTACACTGATCATGAGCAGGGGGCAAATGCCTTCTCAGCTCAGTGTCATGGGGCAAACAGAGCACACCTGTCCAGTGAGGCTGAGGAGCACCACAAA GAGAAACTCCAGGAAATCCTAAACCGTTTGCGTAAACGGAAAAAGGAAGCTCAGATCATATTAactcatgagaaagaaagagtgatatTGTGTAAGGTTAGTATCTACCTCTCTCTACATCTTGTGCATGATTCTGTGGAATGGTATAAAGCATACCCTGTGGAATATcaagaaaagaagacaaatatATCCAGTCCCAGTCCTAGAACATGCA GAAAAGATTCTACAAGCAACTCCTTTGAAAAAGTCAAGGTATTGTGA